The region CGGCCTTGCAGAAAGCCGCCGGACTGGCGTGGATTGCAAGCGCGGGACGGTAGACCCGGCCGAACTCTTCCGCATCCGCATGAACATGCACGAGTTGCTGCGCGGGCCCTGGAATATCCAGGAGGGAATAGGACTGGCTCGGCATCTCCGACAGCCGCCCGCCGACCAGCAGGATCAGGTCCGACGCCTTGATCCGTGCCAGCAGTTTCGGATTGATGCCGATGCCGACGTCGCCCGCATAGTTCGGGTGAAGATTGTCGAACAGCATCTGGCGGCGGAAGGAACAGGCAACCGGCAGGTCGAACCGTTCGGCAAAACGCGTGAAGGTGGACACCGCGTCCGCCGACCAGCGGCTGCCGCCCAGAATGGCGATCGGCCGTTCGGCGGCCCAGAGGCGCTTTTGCAGGTCGGCCATGAGCGTCAGGCCCGGATGGGTCTCCACCTGGCTCCAGGCGGGCGGCTGCGGCGCGTCCGCCGTTTCCACGAGCATGTCTTCCGGCAGGGCCAGGACGACAGGTCCCGGGCGCCCGGAGGTAGCCACGTGATAGGCACGGGAGACGAATTCCGGCACCCGGTGCGCGTGGTCGATCTCGGCAACCCATTTGGCGATGCCGCCGAACATCTGACGGTAGTCGATTTCCTGAAAAGCTTCCCGCTCGCGCATGCCGCGCTCGATCTGGCCGATAAACAGGATCATCGGCGTGGAATCCTGAGCGGCGACATGAACGCCGGAGGAGGCGTTGGTGGCGCCGGGGCCGCGGGTGACCATCGCGACGCCCGGCCGGCCGGTGAGCTTGCCATAGGCATCCGCCATCATCGTGGCCCCGCCCTCCTGACGGCACACGGTGACCGGTATGGAGGCATCGTACAGCGCGTCCAGGACCGCCAGATAGCTCTCTCCGGGCACACAGAACACCCGTTCCGCCCCGTGACGCTCAAGCGCTTCCACCA is a window of Roseibium salinum DNA encoding:
- a CDS encoding thiamine pyrophosphate-binding protein; protein product: MSQKTGGELLVEALERHGAERVFCVPGESYLAVLDALYDASIPVTVCRQEGGATMMADAYGKLTGRPGVAMVTRGPGATNASSGVHVAAQDSTPMILFIGQIERGMREREAFQEIDYRQMFGGIAKWVAEIDHAHRVPEFVSRAYHVATSGRPGPVVLALPEDMLVETADAPQPPAWSQVETHPGLTLMADLQKRLWAAERPIAILGGSRWSADAVSTFTRFAERFDLPVACSFRRQMLFDNLHPNYAGDVGIGINPKLLARIKASDLILLVGGRLSEMPSQSYSLLDIPGPAQQLVHVHADAEEFGRVYRPALAIHASPAAFCKAAEGLQPPNEIEGAGEAARAHQDYLDWSGARPEIPGSLQMAGVMDWLESNLPEDAIMTNGAGNYATWLHRFHRFRRYGTQAAPTSGSMGYGLPAAVAAKLTFPEREVVCFAGDGCLQMTMQEFGTACQDGANIIVLAIDNGMYGTIRMHQERHYPGRPSATKLVNPDFAALARTYGAFGETVETTDEFGPAFERARASGMPAILHLKLDPEAITPSASLSQIRAAATAK